AGGGCCAATGCGGGTTCGCCAGGTGGGCGCGGCCGACGAGCGCCAGGTCGAGCTGACCCTGGGCGATGGCTGCTTCCGCCACCGCCGGGTCCTCGAAGCCCCAAGCCGACGACACCGGAATGCTCGCCTCGCGGCCGATGCGGGCCGCCACCGGGCCCAGGAAGCCAGGGCCCCAGGGCACCTGCGCCTTCGGCGTGGAGAAGCCGACGCTGACGCTGAGCAGGTCCAGCCCTTCCGCCTTGAACTGGCGGGTCAGCGTGATCGATTCGGCCAAGGTGCGTTCGTCGTCACCGTCGTACTCGATGACACCGAAGCGGGCGGTCAGCGGCAGCCGCTCGGGCCAGACGCGGCGCACCGCGCGCAGCGTGTCCAGCAAGAAGCGGCTTCGGTTCTCGAGGCTGCCGCCGTAGGAATCGTCACGCGCGTTGGCATGCGTGGAGAAGAAGCTCTGGCCCAGGTAGCCGTGCGCGAAATGCAGTTCCAGCCATTCGAAGCCGGCATCGCGCGCGCGGCGGGCCGCGGCCACGAAGTCCTGCTGCACGCGCTGGATGTCGTCCAGGCTCATCGCCCGCGGCACGCGGTCAAGGTGGGCACCGAAGGCGATCGCCGACGGCGAGATCGGCTGCCAGCCGGTGGCGTCACCCGCGGGAATGTGGTCATCGCCTTCCCAGGGGCGATGGGCGCTGGCCTTGCGGCCCGCGTGCCCGATCTGGATGCCGGGGACGGCACCGGCCTGGCGGATGGACTGTGCGATGGCCGCCAAGGGCTCGGCCTGGGCGTCGTTCCACAGGCCCAGACAAGCCGGCGTGATCCTGCCTTCGGGCGACACCGCGGTGACCTCGACCGTCACCAGCGCGGCACCGCCGCGGGCCAGTGCGGCGTAGTGGGTCTGGTGCCAGTCGTTGGCCAGGCCGTCCTGGGCCATGTACTGGCACATCGGGGGCACGCCGATGCGGTTGCGCAGGACCACGTCCTTCAAGCGCAGGGGTTCAAAGAGGAATGCCATGAAAAATCCAAGTGTTGGTGGGCAGGGGTGGCTGTGTCGACAGCCTGCTCAGAGGCGGATCACCACCTTGCCCTGGTTCAGTCCGGCGCCGGTGTCTCGCAGCGCGTCGGGTGTCTCGGCCAGCGAGATCACACGCGTCACCTGCGGGTCCAGGCGCCCGTCGGCCACCCACGCGGCCACCGTCTCGCCGGCGCGACCGATGTCGTGCAGGCTCTCGCCGTCCCCGTGCTGGTACGCAAAGCCCAGGGCTACGTCATGCAGGGAAATGGCCTT
This portion of the Aquabacterium sp. OR-4 genome encodes:
- a CDS encoding NADH:flavin oxidoreductase/NADH oxidase codes for the protein MAFLFEPLRLKDVVLRNRIGVPPMCQYMAQDGLANDWHQTHYAALARGGAALVTVEVTAVSPEGRITPACLGLWNDAQAEPLAAIAQSIRQAGAVPGIQIGHAGRKASAHRPWEGDDHIPAGDATGWQPISPSAIAFGAHLDRVPRAMSLDDIQRVQQDFVAAARRARDAGFEWLELHFAHGYLGQSFFSTHANARDDSYGGSLENRSRFLLDTLRAVRRVWPERLPLTARFGVIEYDGDDERTLAESITLTRQFKAEGLDLLSVSVGFSTPKAQVPWGPGFLGPVAARIGREASIPVSSAWGFEDPAVAEAAIAQGQLDLALVGRAHLANPHWPYAAAQALGQPQAAWVLPPPYAHWLERYRPSAGR